Genomic segment of Burkholderia contaminans:
AATCGCGGGGTCGCTGTAGTCGAAAAATGCCATGCGACGCGGCATACCGAGGATGCCGGCATAGTGCCACGGGAACGTCGTAACGATCATCCCGACAAACCACGTCCAGAGCTGCCATCGAATGAGCCGCACGCTCCTAAGCGAGCGCCCTGTGAGTTGCGGCCATAGTTCGTAGGCAATCGCGAAGTACATGATGACGATGGCGCCGCCGAAAATCAGGTGGAAGTGCCCCGTGATCCATTGCGTGTTATGGATCGTCGAGTCGAGCTGGTAGCTCATGTTGATAAGGCCGCCGGCGCCACCGAAGCCCAGCATCACGAACGAGAACGCCACAGCCAGCATCATCGGCTCGTGCCACGGCAGCGCGCGTATCCAGCCAAACGCGCCCTTGCCGCCGCGCAGTCGGCCTGCAATTTCCACGGACGCGCAGATCGTGAAGACGGTGAGCAGCGTGGGCACCGCGACGAGCGCCGTGAACACGGACTGCAGGAACTTGAAGCCCGATCCCACTTGAGGGTCCGCGAACAAATGGTGAATGCCGATCGGCATCGCGACCACGAGAAAGAGGATGAACGAGATGCGCGCCATCTCATCGCTGTAGAGCCGGCCCCCCACGGCGCGCGGCACGAGCGTGTAGTACGCGATATAGGCCGGCATCAGCCAAAAATAGACGATGGCGTGCAGCGTCCATGAAAAGAATACGCGCGCGAGGCCCGAATCGATGGTGGATCTGAGACCCAGCGCGACCGGCAGAATCTGAAACAGGATTTCGATGGCGGCGCCCACCGCCGTCCATGCCCACAGGTACGAGCCCGCGACGTTCGCGAACATGGGCAGCGGCACAGGCGTACCTGGATTCGCCTTCTTCCAGACATGCAGGTTCACGGACATGAGTGCCACCCAAATCCATGATCCGACCACCACGAGTACCACGCCAATGTAATAGAAGGGGTTGCCGATCATGGGCGGATAAAACGTGTAAAGCACCGAGGCACGCCCCATAGATACCGGCACCATCGCCACAATCGAGCCTACCGCTACGAGCCACCAGCCGGCCCATGCCCACCGCTTACCGACCAGCCGCTGCGCAAGCGAGAGCTCGGTGATCGCATAGCCGAACCCCATAGCGATCAGTGTCGGAAATACGTATGCCATCACGGAGCCGTGCGCCGTCACCGAACGGTAATACAGCTCAGGCGCGGACAACCAAGCATGCAGCGGACTGCGCACGTACATTTGCCAGGCGCCCAACAGCAATGCCACCCCGAAGGTCGCGAAAGCGAACCAGAAATGTGCGAGCACGAGTCGTCGGTTATTTAACACAGCTGAGCCTCCGTGCACCGGCCGCAAGTTTGTCGAATTCGGCGGCCTCGATCACCTTCACATTTGCCCACATGCCCTCATGCCCTGTCCCGCAATACTCATGACATGGCATCAAGTGGTCTCCCGGCTCGTTGAACGTACTGCGGAACGTGGAGATGTAGCCCGGCTCGACCATCGAGTTAATGTTTGTATTCGCGATCAGGAAACCGTGAACGACATCCGCGCTCGTGATCCTGAATGTGACAGGAGTACGGGCCGGCACGAGAATACATTGCGGCGTGAATGAATACTGCTGCGCGACCACGCGTACCGTCACCGAACCGTCCGCCTCGCGTGCGGTTCCGAGATTGCCTTCTATAAATTCTCCGGACACGTGCAGCGTGGTCGGATCGATGGTTTCTACTCGCGACGGGGGCATCATTGCCCAGTGCAAACCGGTGAAGACCACTATTGCGACAAGCAGCAGTACAAACGCCACCGAGAACATGGCCCAGCGCCGCTCAGTACGGACTGCTATTGCATGGCTGTCGGCATGATTCGCCGGCGCCGTCGGAGGCGTGTTTTGGGTGTTCGACATGGGCTCGGATTTACTGGATAACGCCGCGAGGCAAAAACACCAGAAAGTAGAACGCAAACCACATTGCGATCACGATAAACGTCGCGATCCCGGCCAGCGCAAGTGCCCCCTTCGGTCCCATGCGCACGATGTCATCGACGTGCTGCTCGTCGTCCGATAGACGCCGGGCGATCGGCGCTTGGGGTATTCCGTCCTCAGTTGAGTCGCTCATGAGTTCCCCTCAGTACAGCGGTGCCGAACGCAATGCGTTGGCATCTTTGGCTGACACAGGCATGCCGCGGTTACCCCATGCAGTGCGGATGAACGTAACGACCGCAGCCACCTCGTCGTCGGACATCGATTGAGCGAAGGGCGGCATGCCGTAAGGCATGGGGTTCTTCGCAGTGCCCGGCGCATACCCGCCATTGAGCACCATCCGTATCGGATTCACGGCGGACACCATCTGGATAGACTGATTGTTCGCGAGCGGCGGGAAATCGGGTAGCTTGCCCTCCCCGTTCTTGCCGTGGCAAGTGGCGCACTGTGAATCGTAAATCTTGCTGCCCACCCTGAAGAGTCGATTTCGCTCATCGCGTGACATTGATGAAGTGGGTTCGGCGGCTCCCTCGCCACCGTGCTGCGGCAGTGATTTCAGATAGACCGCCATCGCCCGGACGTCGTCGTCTGAAAGGTACTGAAGGCTGTCGTACACAACTTCGGCCATCGGACCGTAGACAGCGCCCCGCCGCGACACGCCCTTTTGCAGCAGGTCCGTAATGTCTGCAATGCTCCACGCGCCGAGGCCCGCTTCTCGACTAGACGTGAGCGATGGTGCGTACCAGTCCTGCATTGGGATGAGGCCACCTTCAAACGCCTTCGACTCCGAACTGCCCCCCAACGCGTTTATCGCGGTATGGCACATCGAGCAGTGGCCGAGGCCTTGTACGAGATATGCGCCACGATTCCATTCAACGGACTTCTCGTGATCGGGCTTGTATACACCCTCACGAAAATACAGCGTTCGCCAGCCAAGCAGTAACTCGCGATTGTTGTACGGAAACCTCATATCGTGCGGACGATTCGGCCGCCTGACGGGCGGCACGGACATCAGGTAAGCGTAGATGGCATCGCTATCTTCGCGTGTGACCTTCGTGTATGCAGCGTAGGGCATGGCGGGATACAGGATGGAGCCATCGCGGGAACGTCCCGTGTGCATCATCGCGTAGAACTCGTCGGAACTCCATCGGCCGATCCCGGTTTCGGCGTCTGGTGTGATATTCGGTGAGTACAACGTCCCGAACGGAGTGGGCATCGCGCGACCGCCCGCGAAGAGTTTGTCGCTGGGTTGCGTATGGCATGCTATACAGTCGCCGGCACGCGCAAGATATTCACCTCGCTTGATGACGTCCACCTTGGCGGAACCGTCTTGCGCCACCGCGAGCCTCGGGGGGGCGATTATCAAGGCCGCAGAGGCGGCGATGGTGGTCAAGCAAACGCGTAGCGCCTTGCTCATCCGGCTAACCGGAAGTGAACCGAACGAACGACTGAACCGGAAAGACCTGGTACGCACCGTGAGCTCCGTCATTGAGGTACGCTCCCGCAAGCAATCGGCAACTTCACGCTTCCCGCAGTCGCAGGCGCCGAGTTCGCCGCACCGGGCAATGACGAGAGCCAGGCAGCGACGGCAGTGATGTCGTCGTTACCAAGACGCGAGGCGATGTCGTGCATACAGTCTGGTGCTGTCGAAACTCGCGTTCCGTAGCGCCAGGCGCCGAGTTGGGCACTGATATATTGCGCATGGAGGCCGAGCAACCCAGGAATGGCCGGCTCCATACCCGTAAGCGATGCGCCGTGACAAGCAGCACAAGCCGGGATGTTGCGCGTACGGTCGCCGTCATTCACGAGTTGCTTGCCGCGCCGCAGTAGTTCCGCGCTGACGGCAGGGGCTGTGGCAGGCGGGTACGGCGGATGCTGGGCCGCGAAGAAATCGGCTATCTTTCTTAGATAGGCGTCCGGTAGATACGCCAAGAGATAGTTCATTGGCGGGTACTGGCGCTGGCCATCGCGGAATGCCTTGAGCTGATTGAACAAATAGCCGGAAGGCTTACCCGCCAGACGGGGAAAGTAATCGTTATTGGTCCCCTCCCCGGCTTTGCCATGGCACGCCGCACATGCAAGCACCCGTGCTTGCATGGTGTCCGGCGCGCGTTCCGTGGGTCTATCCTGCCCGAAGACAAAGCAGGAGGGAACGGCGCACAACAGTATGGCTCCTGCGAGTCTTCTCAGCATTGTTCGCAACGCCTGTTGTCATGGCTGTGTGGTGATTCTACTCATCTGTATCCATAAACCGCAAGTTCCAAAACAACGGCGACGGACACAAATTACTCAACGTCCATTCCTGCTCCGCGGCGGCTCACACTCGACGCCGTGATCGCCATCTGCAGCAGACCCGACCAGCGCGTCAACGTTCTGGGTTGCCCTTGAAATAGCCCCGGGGTGCAGAAGCCAGCGGGGCATCACGCTATTTCGAAGAACGAGATGAGTGGACAGCGCTGCAACATCTTCGGTGACAGCCGTCGGAGACCGGGCAGCACGTCTGTCCGGTGAGCGTTGGGCTCACGCCACCACGCTGCCACAATAGCACTAGGATAATCGCGACAGCACGTCGCCATGATGACAACGGATCGCCGAAGGGTCCGTTTGATCGGCCAGTCTCATTGCGGAACCTCGTTCTCCACCGGGCCATTGCCGATACGACGGCCGGCACATTTCTGCTGCATCACCCGAGCCGAGCGGAGCGCCTCCCACGTATGCGCCGACTATGTCTCCAACGTCTAATCCGGCGCGGCAGGCTACTAATCCCACCATCGGCTCGGCCAGCCGGCTCGCACACACTCGCGATCCCGAGCGTGATCGTTAAGCGCGTCTCGCCGCAGTCGAAAAACAGAGCGTCTGAGCTAGAACTTAACCGACGTGCCAGCCGAATTATGTTGACATTTGTCAAACGCAGCATCTAAAGTTCAATCGCGGCACGCTTTATGCGGTGGCATGTTACATATGCGAGTTCTCTTTATCAAGCTGAGGCCATAAGACGCTGTATGCCGCCATTGCACGGTGAATATAGCTGACGTGTTGGGTTGCAGCTCGCGTCCGATAAAAGGCAACGAGGATTGAGCATGAAGAAGGTACTTCTCGCGGAACGTCATGCGATCACGCGTGACGGAATTCGGTACATCCTTCAAGAAACTGGGGAGTACCAAGTCGCTCGCGAGTTGCCTGATGGAAATGCACTGATTGCGACAGTCAGAGATGAAACATTCGACATTGCGATCGTCGACCTCATTAGTATAGGTGCTCGCTCGACCGAATTGATCAGCCAAGTCGTATCCTGCACCCCAATGATGGGGATCTACGCCGGAACCCCAGAAAATTCCGTCGTTCCACATTGTGAACATTAATCGGCTTATTCCAGCCGAAGAATGTTGGAGCGACGTCCGGTGAGTGACATGACGGTCTCGGTCACACGGACCATCAGGACCGTTACGCGGGGCCCAGTTCGATTACATTGTGGGACAGGTCGAGACAATCTTCGCAGTCCCGGCAAACCCAGTGCAGCATCGGCCCGACCGGATCTGGATGGTCGCTGAACGTTGTCAGCGCCGCGTCGTACTGAGCATCGGACGTGCTCGAGCGCAGTATCCGCTCGAGATTAGACTCGATGCTGTCCAGGCTGCATTCACCGATGCCGGACTTGAACACCGTCACACCGCCTGACGGGTTGACCGCGAAGAAGAAAAACGCCTTCGTGTCGACCATGTGCGACAGGATTGTCCTGGCGATGAAGTTGCTCGGATTGATCAGCGCATTGAAGATGCGGTAGCCGTAAAACTCTAAGCCGAAGTGTACGACCTCGAAGTCGTCGGTGCCGCGTATCGAGTGGCCAAAGTTGAAACCGCTGCGTGTTACGTCGTTCGGAATGTCATCCACCGGCCGCAGTGCCAGGCAAGCATAGTGCGTCTGGCCCTCGGCCACGAGTCCCATCGCAAAGCAGGGCGCGCGCTCGGCCAGCAAGGCCTCGACAAAATTCCGGTTCATGCGGAGCGTTGGCAGCATCGGGCATCCTTCATCGTGAATCAAATCAACATTTGCCGACCTGGCTGTGCGGTGCGTCGACGTCGAACATCAAAGGCTATACATCGTCGAGCTCGAACAGCGCGCGATCGGCGGGCCGCGACAGATAATCGTCCATCATCGCGCGGAAATCGGCTTCATCCCACTCGCCGCGATCGACACGCCGCAGCAACGCCTCGCCGGCCAGCATGATCTTTCGCTCGCGATCCGCGCGCGTTTGCTTGACCTGCTGGCGCTGCGCCTTAGCTGCCGCTTTGCGGGCTGTTTTCAGCTCCTGCAGCTTTTCGTCTGTCGCATCGAGACGACGTTTCAGCATGTTCATTCTGGCGTCCTGTTCGAAGAAGCGGTTTGCGCGGGAAACCGGCGCGCCGGCGTGCGCCGGTTCGTTACATTCGCGCCGTACTGTCGCGCCCAGGTGCGTACCGAGGGAGCGATATCGACTAACGTCGGCGGCATGTTCGGCAACACATCCATCGTCCAGCCACCCAGCCGCTTTGGCGCAATATACGCCGGTCGCCAGCTGCCGTCGGCCAGGATATCGATCACGAACAGCGACGTGCCGACGCTCAGTCGCCAGGTGTTGACCACGGCTGGGGGTAAAGGATTACCTGGTTGTGGCATCGTATTCCACCGTAACAGGAATAAGGGATTCCAAGCCAGAACCGCCGAAAATTCGATCACTCCAATTCGAGCCCTGCAATGAGCGCGTCCAGGTCGATTTTGTTGTCGCTTTGAAAAGTGTAGTGCCCGTTCAAAAGGATATGCCGCCAGGCTGCCGGTGATATCTGCGTAAGCCGCGCCAGCGCCTTGGCGTTGCCACTGGCCTCCCATTTCGTCAGTAGATGCGACAGAATCGCCGAGTTGTAAAAAATGATGACGTTGGCGATCAGCCGGGCGCACTGGTTGCTGATCTCGATTTCGATGTCGGTGCGGCCGGTCAATTCCTTCTTGCCGCCGACCTGGGCGATGGTCGAACGAAGCTGATGGTAAGACTCGAGGCGGTTTTGGGAGCGATGCACGTTTCGCTCGAGCTGCGGGTCGCGCAGGTAACGCAACGTGTAGATGGTACGAATGAGCTTATCGAACTCAAAAATCGCGCGACGTGTCGGGTTTTCCTGCGAGTACGTACATAGTTTGCGGATCAGCGAGCCCTGCGTGATCTCTTTGAGGCCCAGCGTGGCGACGATCTGATCGATATTTGTCTTCTCACTGGTGATGAGCTGCCGATCGATTTGTCCGATCGGCTGAATCAGGCATTTCTCGTACAGCGCCGGGTCGTCGATACAATACAATTCCTGCAACTGGTCATCGAGGTTTGTGAAGCGAGGCTCGAAGCGCAACCCGAACCAATACAGGATAGCGAAGTTGGCTTTGTTGATGCTGTGCATGTCGCCGGTGATCGCAGTCGGCACTATATCCGACGTGTTGCGATACCAGATGTCGAACACGTGATGCGCCTCGTACTCGTGCGCGCCGATTAGGTAGCCGTTCAACGGGACATGATTGCACAGCAGCGTGTAGGCGACGACGCCTTTGCCTCGTCCGAAGTATTTGCGCGAGTAACGCGCCTTCACGGTCGGTCGCTCGACGCCGAATTTCTGCCCATCGACGGCGCTGTACAGCGCATCGAGATCGAACGAGTAGTACGGGAAGATCGGCAGCGCGGCGATGGCGTTGCTGATGCAGTCGTTGGCCGCATGCAGCGTCGCCTGACGCAGATACTGCTGGTAGGTGCTATCCAGAACGTGGTACGGAATGTCGCTGGTGCGCGCCATGACATGGTTGCCATGGTTCATTGCCTGAGCGATGATAACCGCCATCAGGCTATCGGCGTCCG
This window contains:
- a CDS encoding b(o/a)3-type cytochrome-c oxidase subunit 1 → MLNNRRLVLAHFWFAFATFGVALLLGAWQMYVRSPLHAWLSAPELYYRSVTAHGSVMAYVFPTLIAMGFGYAITELSLAQRLVGKRWAWAGWWLVAVGSIVAMVPVSMGRASVLYTFYPPMIGNPFYYIGVVLVVVGSWIWVALMSVNLHVWKKANPGTPVPLPMFANVAGSYLWAWTAVGAAIEILFQILPVALGLRSTIDSGLARVFFSWTLHAIVYFWLMPAYIAYYTLVPRAVGGRLYSDEMARISFILFLVVAMPIGIHHLFADPQVGSGFKFLQSVFTALVAVPTLLTVFTICASVEIAGRLRGGKGAFGWIRALPWHEPMMLAVAFSFVMLGFGGAGGLINMSYQLDSTIHNTQWITGHFHLIFGGAIVIMYFAIAYELWPQLTGRSLRSVRLIRWQLWTWFVGMIVTTFPWHYAGILGMPRRMAFFDYSDPAIAPEAITVVLSFVGALILVASAVLFFIVLARGHRGAIEPARRFEFSVAVHPPRTLPVALNSFGLWIALMIGLTVVNYGYPIAQLLALPQTSVPAVWIGGQR
- a CDS encoding cytochrome c oxidase subunit II produces the protein MFSVAFVLLLVAIVVFTGLHWAMMPPSRVETIDPTTLHVSGEFIEGNLGTAREADGSVTVRVVAQQYSFTPQCILVPARTPVTFRITSADVVHGFLIANTNINSMVEPGYISTFRSTFNEPGDHLMPCHEYCGTGHEGMWANVKVIEAAEFDKLAAGARRLSCVK
- a CDS encoding c-type cytochrome, with amino-acid sequence MSKALRVCLTTIAASAALIIAPPRLAVAQDGSAKVDVIKRGEYLARAGDCIACHTQPSDKLFAGGRAMPTPFGTLYSPNITPDAETGIGRWSSDEFYAMMHTGRSRDGSILYPAMPYAAYTKVTREDSDAIYAYLMSVPPVRRPNRPHDMRFPYNNRELLLGWRTLYFREGVYKPDHEKSVEWNRGAYLVQGLGHCSMCHTAINALGGSSESKAFEGGLIPMQDWYAPSLTSSREAGLGAWSIADITDLLQKGVSRRGAVYGPMAEVVYDSLQYLSDDDVRAMAVYLKSLPQHGGEGAAEPTSSMSRDERNRLFRVGSKIYDSQCATCHGKNGEGKLPDFPPLANNQSIQMVSAVNPIRMVLNGGYAPGTAKNPMPYGMPPFAQSMSDDEVAAVVTFIRTAWGNRGMPVSAKDANALRSAPLY
- a CDS encoding c-type cytochrome; amino-acid sequence: MLRRLAGAILLCAVPSCFVFGQDRPTERAPDTMQARVLACAACHGKAGEGTNNDYFPRLAGKPSGYLFNQLKAFRDGQRQYPPMNYLLAYLPDAYLRKIADFFAAQHPPYPPATAPAVSAELLRRGKQLVNDGDRTRNIPACAACHGASLTGMEPAIPGLLGLHAQYISAQLGAWRYGTRVSTAPDCMHDIASRLGNDDITAVAAWLSSLPGAANSAPATAGSVKLPIACGSVPQ